From a region of the Syngnathoides biaculeatus isolate LvHL_M chromosome 2, ASM1980259v1, whole genome shotgun sequence genome:
- the rpgrb gene encoding LOW QUALITY PROTEIN: retinitis pigmentosa GTPase regulator b (The sequence of the model RefSeq protein was modified relative to this genomic sequence to represent the inferred CDS: inserted 1 base in 1 codon) yields MAGEDVDEMPESGAVFTFGKSKFADNIPSKFWLKNDTPRTIACGDEHSALITENGKLFMFGSNNWGQLGLGSKVTVNKPTCVRALKMQNVQLVACGRNHTLIYTAQGNVYATGGNSEGQLGLGDCDERTSFQRLEFFDSCGPIRMLAAGSNTSAALTENGELFMWGDNSEGQVGLGKESHVCSPQEVSAGQPIAWVSCGYYHSAYVTADGALYTFGERDCGKLGLGTDQLARHRVPQLVKSMPEPVTQVACGGGHTLAITENGVYAFGLGQFGQLGHGTFIFESRLPRQIEHFKKGRVRQVACGENHSAVVTDSGLLYTFGDGRHGKLGLGEENFTNQFKPTLCPRFIKCNVQEVVCGGCHMVVLARPRDASSGAVLLEDNDVSEEYLERPYVELLGDMGDTSNPARVRRREREQSPEQFGNISCTLPTMTSGYLQPPLPVSSNNTNLPSQSSSELAHRKVHQSIRRHGNKEPSKGQVDDVVESLSDTDSVKGLGETTDFLNMTHIMKIDPGDKTFTLSPVHKKKGKHGKTLTRMKEKPFKERKLSKRPGFPSTSLSHNCEVLAAHKAAPTKLMSSSIRSQKMTKQNKENRITGSKEPREGSRDLKKVTARRQLQPSASRCQKIDAGKKLELDHKTCSKLGTGKPTLVTKRSSDFSLSDAFEMSPEQHHKGKSKAEKICSKDPKTSKNKRNKKDQKSENEEEAPSLHLLAGAASLLQEVAAFSLPTPSDSSHHDTGDRATPSNSEQSALSIGSSPSIKRGRQSINDSVTQNKEEDDQDGQTSTETGEEEEEQVGKVRSASEEEEEATQTSENVIEEEGSDTVEAENKTGTDDEEEGQSAQEEEEEEEEEGEKTQTAQRASQNEEKESKVDEETEEGEDESGHESEGDEEKEDGGSGDEEEGEEQDSVSSKGSDDNVHEEGEEGESSEELESDMEDEEEEEETEKEEEEEEEEEEEXQEEDEEESGEAEDESDEEESEEEEEKEDEEEELNEGEEEEEESDKEELESEEEDEEESEEEEQESEEEEEEEEEVQKKKSAKTQRKPRSGVKGHGAGESEEFWDDVLPQYLNLK; encoded by the exons ATGGCAGGGGAGGATGTGGATGAGATGCCTG AATCCGGAGCAGTTTTCACATTTGGGAAGAGTAAATTTGCTGACAACATTCCCAGTAAATTTTGGCTTAAAAATGATACCCCGCGAACAATAGCCTGTGGGGATGAACACAGCGCATTAATAACAG aaaatggGAAACTCTTTATGTTTGGCAGCAACAACTGGGGCCAGCTCGGCCTCGGGTCAAAAGTCACCGTGAACAAGCCCACTTGTGTCAGAG cCCTGAAGATGCAGAATGTACAGCTCGTGGCCTGTGGAAGAAACCATACACTCATTTATACAG CTCAGGGCAATGTGTACGCCACCGGGGGCAACAGCGAGGGTCAACTGGGCCTCGGCGACTGCGATGAGAGGACTTCCTTCCAGAGACTGGAGTTCTTTGACTCCTGCGGGCCAATCAGAATGCTTGCTGCTGGTTCAAACACGTCAGCTGCCCTCACTG AAAACGGTGAGCTGTTCATGTGGGGGGACAACTCCGAGGGTCAAGTCGGCTTGGGGAAGGAGAGCCACGTCTGCTCGCCACAGGAGGTCAGCGCAGGACAGCCCATCGCCTGGGTGTCCTGCGGGTACTACCACTCTGCCTATGTTACAG CGGACGGAGCTCTGTACACATTCGGAGAGCGTGACTGTGGTAAGCTGGGTTTGGGAACAGACCAGCTGGCTCGTCATCGAGTCCCTCAGCTGGTGAAGAGCATGCCTGAGCCGGTCACCCAGGTGGCCTGTGGTGGCGGGCACACTCTGGCCATTAcag AGAATGGTGTTTACGCCTTCGGCCTGGGTCAGTTCGGTCAGTTGGGACACGGGACGTTCATATTTGAGTCTCGGCTGCCGCGCCAGATAGAGCACTTCAAGAAGGGTCGAGTTCGGCAAGTGGCATGCGGCGAGAACCACTCAGCCGTCGTCACAG acAGTGGTCTGCTTTACACTTTTGGTGACGGCAGACACGGCAAACTTGGTCTGGGCGAAGAAAACTTCACCAACCAGTTCAAGCCGACTCTGTGTCCACGCTTCATCAAGTGTAACGTCCAGGAA GTAGTTTGCGGCGGTTGTCACATGGTCGTGCTGGCGCGACCCAGGGACGCGAGCAGCGGTGCAGTGTTGCTGGAAGACAACGACGTGTCTGAAGAGTACCTGGAGAGGCCATATGTTGAGCTGCTGGGGGACATGGGCGACACCTCCAACCCGGCCCGTGTTCGCCGTAGAGAGAGG GAACAGTCACCGGAGCAGTTTGGCAACATATCCTGTACATTACCCACCATGACATCAGGCTATCTCCAGCcaccacttcctgtttccaGCAACAACACGAACCTGCCCAGCCAATCTTCATCAGAGCTGGCTCACAGAAAGGTGCACCAAAGCATTCGTCGGCATGGCAACAAGG AACCGTCTAAGGGCCAGGTTGATGACGTGGTGGAGAGTCTGAGTGACACAGACAGCGTGAAAGGTTTGGGAGAAACCACAGATTTCCTCAACATG ACACATATAATGAAGATAGACCCTGGTGATAAAACGTTCACACTTTCTCCAGTTCACAAG AAGAAGGGTAAACATGGTAAGACCTTAACAAGAATGAAAGAGAAACCATTTAAAGAGAGAAAACTCTCAAAGCGACCTGGTTTCCCTTCAACGTCCCTATCGCATAACTGTGAGGTTCTGGCTGCTCACAAAGCAGCACCCACCAAACTCATGAGCTCCAGTATTCGCTCTCAGAAGATGACCAAGCAGAACAAGGAGAATCGCATCACAGGGTCGAAGGAGCCTCGGGAGGGTTCAAGAGACTTAAAGAAAGTGACAGCCAGACGGCAACTTCAGCCATCGGCCTCCAGATGTCAGAAGATAGATGCTGGCAAGAAACTGGAATTGGACCATAAAACATGTTCAAAACTGGGTACAGGAAAACCTACGCTAGTCACAAAGCGCTCGTCAGACTTCAGTTTAAGTGATGCCTTTGAAATGAGCCCAGAACAGCACCATAAGGGGAAATCCAAGGCTGAGAAAATCTGCTCCAAAGATCCTAAAACATcaaaaaataagagaaacaaaaaagaccaaaagtcagaaaatgaagaagaagcgCCATCTTTGCACCTGCTTGCTGGAGCTGCTTCCTTGCTCCAGGAGGTGGCGGCCTTCAGCTTGCCCACGCCATCTGACAGCAGCCACCATGACACCGGGGACAGAGCGACTCCATCGAACAGCGAGCAATCTGCACTAAGTATCGGCAGCAGCCCTTCAATCAAAAGAGGAAGACAAAGCATTAACGACTCAGTTACACAGAACAAGGAGGAGGATGACCAGGATGGACAGACAAGCACAGAAAccggggaggaagaggaagagcaggtAGGGAAGGTAAGAAGTGCaagtgaggaagaggaggaggcaacTCAGACCTCTGAAAATGTCATCGAAGAAGAGGGCAGTGACACTGTTGAGGCAGAAAACAAGACAGGAActgatgatgaagaagaaggtCAAAGTgctcaggaggaggaagaggaggaggaggaagaaggtgaGAAAACTCAGACCGCTCAAAGGGCAAGTCAGAATGAAGAGAAAGAGAGCAAAGTTGACGAAGAGACAGAGGAAGGGGAGGACGAGTCAGGTCATGAATCAGAAGGTGATGAAGAAAAGGAGGATGGTGGAAGTGGGGATGAAGAGGAGGGCGAGGAACAGGATTCTGTGTCTTCGAAGGGAAGTGATGATAATGTGCATGAGGAAGGTGAAGAGGGGGAAAGTAGTGAGGAATTAGAAAGCGACAtggaagatgaggaagaggaggaggagacagaaaaagaggaagaggaggaggaggaggaggaggaag aacaggaggaagatgaagaagaaagtGGAGAAGCGGAGGATGAGAGTGATGAGGAAGAgagtgaggaagaggaagaaaaagaggatgaagaggaagaaCTGAACGAaggcgaggaggaggaagaagaaagtGACAAGGAGGAGCTAGAAagtgaagaggaggatgaagaagagagTGAAGAAGAGGAGCAAGAaagtgaagaggaggaagaagaagaagaagaggttcaaaagaaaaaaagtgccaaaactcagagaaaacccaggtcAGGAGTCAAAGGCCATGGAGCTGGAGAGTCTGAAGAGTTCTGGGATGATGTTCTACCTCAGTACCTCAACCTGAAATAA